Proteins encoded by one window of Methanobacterium sp. CWC-01:
- a CDS encoding hydrogenase iron-sulfur subunit, translated as MAEDDVKIVMFCCNWCSYGGADTAGTARMQYPPNVRVIRVMCSGRIEPQFILKAFREGADGVIVAGCHHGDCHYDAGNYKLDRRMRIIYKLADDLGIGRERIHHDWISASEGEKFAETVKMMVDRIQSLGPSPLKAQLEAPEESEMEA; from the coding sequence ATGGCTGAGGATGATGTGAAAATTGTAATGTTTTGTTGTAACTGGTGCTCCTACGGTGGAGCTGACACCGCTGGAACCGCAAGGATGCAATATCCTCCAAATGTAAGGGTCATTCGGGTAATGTGTTCTGGAAGGATTGAACCCCAGTTTATTCTGAAGGCGTTCCGGGAAGGCGCCGATGGTGTAATCGTTGCTGGTTGTCACCATGGTGACTGTCACTACGACGCCGGAAACTACAAACTCGACCGTAGAATGAGGATTATATACAAATTGGCTGATGATCTTGGAATTGGAAGAGAAAGGATTCACCACGACTGGATTTCCGCATCTGAAGGTGAAAAGTTCGCGGAGACAGTTAAAATGATGGTGGATCGCATCCAAAGTCTGGGTCCATCCCCACTAAAGGCACAATTAGAAGCCCCAGAAGAATCGGAAATGGAGGCTTAA
- a CDS encoding F420-nonreducing hydrogenase — protein MADKIKLGNVWLSVCSGCELSIADIHEAIVDVLGLADFEFMPVLMDVKYDEWSDVDVAIVTGGIRNDENRELALKVREKAKVVIGYGTCAAYGGVFGLGNLHTVDDLTQEAYINSESTYNDEGIIPSEGVPHLESRVRPLTDVIDVDLLLPGCPPRSDLVAQIVMALLKGEELPEIPQTNLCEVCPREKPPEGMAMDKIIRQFELGEPDPEMCLVPQGLVCMGPATTSICGAECPIIGIKCQGCYGPTFNVVDQGAKMISAIGSDFGVERDKTVDPEEVANELDDIVGTFYTYTLPAALVPAKVKKEGK, from the coding sequence ATGGCGGATAAAATTAAACTAGGAAATGTATGGCTCAGCGTATGTTCTGGATGTGAACTGTCTATTGCGGACATACATGAAGCCATTGTCGATGTTCTGGGATTGGCCGATTTTGAATTTATGCCAGTTCTAATGGACGTTAAATATGATGAATGGAGTGACGTGGATGTTGCCATTGTAACCGGAGGTATTCGAAACGATGAAAACCGGGAACTGGCACTGAAAGTAAGGGAAAAAGCAAAGGTAGTCATAGGATACGGTACCTGTGCAGCTTATGGGGGAGTCTTTGGATTAGGAAACCTCCACACCGTTGATGATTTAACTCAAGAGGCTTACATCAACTCAGAGAGCACCTACAACGATGAAGGAATAATACCCAGTGAAGGAGTACCTCATCTGGAAAGTAGGGTAAGACCGCTAACTGATGTTATTGATGTTGATTTACTCCTACCTGGCTGCCCACCCCGATCCGATCTGGTAGCCCAGATTGTAATGGCCCTCTTAAAAGGAGAAGAACTACCAGAAATACCACAAACCAACTTATGTGAAGTTTGTCCAAGGGAAAAGCCACCAGAAGGAATGGCTATGGACAAAATTATCCGACAGTTCGAACTTGGAGAACCGGACCCGGAAATGTGCTTGGTACCTCAAGGATTAGTATGTATGGGGCCTGCCACTACTTCCATATGTGGTGCTGAATGTCCCATTATAGGCATCAAGTGCCAGGGATGCTACGGACCTACCTTCAATGTAGTCGACCAGGGCGCCAAAATGATCAGTGCCATTGGTTCTGACTTCGGTGTGGAACGTGATAAAACTGTGGATCCCGAAGAAGTAGCCAATGAACTGGATGATATAGTTGGAACTTTCTATACCTACACACTCCCCGCGGCTCTTGTGCCCGCTAAGGTGAAAAAGGAGGGTAAATAA
- the mvhA gene encoding F420-non-reducing hydrogenase subunit MvhA: MVTIKMEPVTRIEGHAKITVDLDDAGNVQDTKLHVMEFRGFEKFLQGRNIEEVPRLVPRICGICDVQHHLAAAKAVDACFGFEPDEILPDAYKMRELMDWGSTMHSHALHFYFLAAPDFLAGKDRKTRNVFQIVKDAPEAALQAIELRKNALDIVKATGGRPIHPTSSTPGGISTSLDDETQKDLLKKAKRNVELSVATLELAKPIFEENIDLVKTLGYMESYHCGLVKNGVWDMYDGNVRMKDKEGNMYAEFKPSDYLDYIAEHVKPYSWLKFPYIKDLGYPDGVYRVCPLSRLNVADKMPDAAPLAQAEFEEFRKTFGYAHEPLLYHWARLIELLASAECAADTLEGDLSGDKFPGPLERTAGEGVGIVEASRGTLTHHYACDENGMVTKANIVVATIQNNPAMEMGIQKVAKDYIKPGVEVDDKIFNLMEMVIRAYDPCLSCATHQIDSQMRLATLEVYDSEGHLVKRI; the protein is encoded by the coding sequence ATGGTTACAATTAAAATGGAACCTGTGACCAGGATTGAAGGTCACGCAAAGATCACAGTGGACCTGGATGATGCAGGAAACGTTCAGGACACCAAACTCCACGTTATGGAATTCCGTGGATTTGAAAAATTCCTGCAGGGAAGAAATATTGAAGAAGTACCAAGATTAGTGCCCAGAATATGCGGGATCTGTGATGTGCAGCACCACCTGGCCGCTGCCAAAGCTGTGGACGCATGTTTTGGATTCGAACCTGATGAAATTCTTCCCGATGCCTACAAGATGCGGGAACTCATGGACTGGGGTTCCACCATGCACTCCCACGCCCTGCACTTCTATTTCCTGGCGGCTCCAGACTTCTTAGCCGGAAAAGACAGGAAAACCAGGAACGTATTCCAGATTGTTAAAGACGCTCCAGAAGCTGCTTTACAGGCAATTGAACTGCGAAAAAACGCTTTAGATATTGTGAAAGCCACCGGGGGGCGACCTATACACCCTACATCATCTACTCCGGGAGGTATCTCCACCAGTCTGGACGATGAAACCCAGAAAGACCTTCTAAAGAAGGCCAAGAGGAATGTGGAATTGTCTGTAGCAACTCTGGAACTGGCCAAACCAATATTTGAAGAAAATATTGACCTGGTCAAAACATTAGGGTACATGGAAAGTTACCACTGTGGACTGGTTAAAAACGGTGTATGGGACATGTACGACGGAAACGTCCGCATGAAAGACAAAGAAGGTAATATGTATGCCGAATTTAAACCATCAGATTATCTGGACTACATCGCCGAGCATGTTAAACCCTACTCCTGGCTGAAATTCCCCTATATAAAAGACTTAGGATATCCGGACGGAGTTTACAGAGTTTGCCCATTATCTCGGCTCAATGTAGCCGACAAAATGCCAGATGCAGCTCCTCTAGCCCAGGCAGAATTCGAAGAATTCAGAAAAACCTTTGGTTACGCCCACGAACCTTTACTATATCACTGGGCTCGACTCATTGAGTTACTGGCATCCGCCGAATGTGCTGCTGATACTTTAGAAGGAGATTTGTCTGGTGATAAGTTCCCAGGTCCTCTGGAAAGAACTGCTGGTGAAGGTGTAGGAATAGTGGAGGCTTCCCGAGGGACACTAACCCACCACTACGCCTGTGACGAAAATGGAATGGTCACCAAAGCCAACATTGTAGTAGCTACCATCCAGAACAACCCTGCCATGGAAATGGGTATCCAGAAGGTAGCCAAAGATTATATAAAACCAGGTGTTGAAGTAGACGACAAGATATTTAACCTAATGGAGATGGTTATAAGAGCCTACGATCCATGTTTATCCTGTGCAACTCACCAAATCGACAGTCAAATGAGACTGGCTACCCTTGAAGTCTATGACTCAGAGGGACACCTTGTGAAGAGAATCTAA
- a CDS encoding 4Fe-4S binding protein, which produces MIVVNKDDCIRCGACEGACPTTAITVSPADVIYCDVCGGEPKCVDICPTGALKTDELAVDDAGTTQTRIVFNPDLCNECGDCVEVCPPNILKLDEGTVQKIPLHGYCVMCQQCVDVCPVDVIGVEGVIEPKKSDLVITGPIFIADCVGCGMCVDECPVDAITLPEIGGKIEIDEDTCIKCGVCSQTCPWNAVFISGKKPEKRSKDMLKFELDEETCIGCNLCVESCPGDFIKPKPATLTVDLPEICTACGLCERLCPVEAIDLEVELGPAKPASEEGLVWDESKCDYVGACARICPNDAMRVVTKTGFQVPGDEEVGGEPAFAMCTRCGACTMACPNEALTLVEMDKVVDGQIVKRNRIQYSPEKCTQCGDCVEVCPYDMLKLTDDKVPLKGFCILCDQCIPACPHEALSLK; this is translated from the coding sequence ATGATAGTAGTAAATAAGGACGACTGTATTCGATGCGGAGCCTGTGAAGGCGCTTGTCCTACTACTGCCATAACCGTATCCCCTGCAGATGTCATCTACTGTGACGTTTGTGGAGGAGAGCCCAAATGTGTGGACATATGTCCCACTGGCGCTCTTAAAACTGACGAACTGGCAGTAGATGATGCTGGCACCACCCAGACTCGTATCGTATTCAACCCCGACTTGTGCAACGAGTGTGGGGACTGTGTGGAGGTGTGTCCTCCCAACATTCTTAAATTGGATGAGGGCACCGTCCAGAAAATACCCCTGCATGGATACTGTGTCATGTGCCAACAATGTGTTGACGTGTGCCCGGTAGATGTAATTGGCGTGGAAGGTGTTATTGAACCCAAAAAGAGCGATCTGGTCATAACTGGACCTATATTCATCGCCGATTGCGTGGGTTGTGGAATGTGCGTGGATGAATGTCCTGTGGACGCCATCACCCTTCCAGAAATCGGTGGAAAAATTGAAATCGATGAAGACACCTGTATCAAGTGTGGCGTCTGTTCCCAGACCTGCCCCTGGAATGCGGTATTTATCTCCGGTAAAAAGCCCGAAAAACGTTCCAAGGACATGCTCAAATTTGAACTGGACGAAGAAACTTGTATCGGCTGTAATCTATGTGTAGAATCTTGTCCTGGCGACTTCATCAAGCCAAAACCAGCAACTCTCACCGTTGACCTCCCAGAGATATGCACAGCCTGTGGACTTTGTGAAAGACTCTGTCCTGTGGAAGCCATTGATCTGGAAGTTGAATTGGGACCAGCCAAACCTGCCTCGGAAGAGGGCCTGGTTTGGGACGAATCCAAATGTGATTATGTCGGAGCTTGTGCTCGCATATGTCCTAATGACGCCATGAGGGTAGTAACCAAGACTGGTTTCCAGGTGCCTGGAGATGAAGAAGTTGGTGGCGAGCCAGCCTTTGCGATGTGTACCCGTTGCGGTGCCTGTACCATGGCCTGTCCTAACGAGGCTTTAACGCTGGTTGAAATGGATAAAGTGGTAGACGGACAAATCGTTAAAAGAAACCGGATCCAGTACAGTCCTGAAAAGTGTACCCAGTGCGGTGACTGTGTGGAGGTATGTCCTTACGACATGCTGAAACTTACCGACGACAAAGTCCCACTCAAAGGATTCTGTATACTCTGCGACCAGTGCATACCAGCCTGTCCACACGAAGCCCTTTCTCTTAAGTAA